From the Pseudomonas lalucatii genome, the window CGGTGAAGGTACGCACCTCGCCCGGCAGGACGATGGCCGGCTCCAGGGCGAAGCCGCTGGAGGTGACCAGCTGGCCGTCGGCGTTCAGGTGAAAGCTGCCATCGCGGGTATAGGACACGGTGCCGTCGGGCATCAGCACCTGGAAGAAGCCGCGACCGTTGACCGCCATGTCCAGCGGCTGCTCGGTGGTCTGCAGGCTGCCGGTGGTGAAGATCTTCTGCGTGCCCACCACGCGCACCCCGGTACCCAGCTGCAGGCCAGACGGCAGCTGGCTGTCCTGGCTGGACTGGCCACCGGGCTGCCGCCGCACCTGGTACAGCAGGTCCTCGAACTCGGCACGGTCGCGCTTGAAGCCGGTGGTCGAGACGTTGGCCAGGTTGTTGGAAATGGTGGTCAGGTTCATGTCCTGGGCGGACAGACCGGTTTTGCTGACCCACAGAGCCGGAAGCATATCTATTCTCCTCGGGCGTCGTTTTCACGGCG encodes:
- the flgG gene encoding flagellar basal-body rod protein FlgG, whose product is MLPALWVSKTGLSAQDMNLTTISNNLANVSTTGFKRDRAEFEDLLYQVRRQPGGQSSQDSQLPSGLQLGTGVRVVGTQKIFTTGSLQTTEQPLDMAVNGRGFFQVLMPDGTVSYTRDGSFHLNADGQLVTSSGFALEPAIVLPGEVRTFTVGEDGTVSVTTAGNPQPQIVGNLQLADFINPAGLEAIGNNQFLETASSGAPQVGTPGLNGLGTTLQNTLENSNVSVVEELVNMITTQRAYEMNSKVISTADQMLSFVTQNL